The genomic window AACGATCCTTGGGATTCCTCCCTTTACGATATCGTCATCCCGACGGACAAAACCGGTCCCGATGACGCCGCGGCCCTGATCGAACAAAACGCCGCCGCGGAGGCAGTCAGGCCCACCACCTCTTCCCGAAGAGCGGCGGAGGATTTCCTGCTTGCCGCCAGGGTGGACGTCGCCCTGGCCAACGAAGGGCACAATGTGCCCGTCGAGGCCCGGGAGGGATCGGTCACGCTCACCATCAACAAGCACGTATTGATGCTGAGCCGTGTGAAAGAGGAACTTCGGGAGATTGCGACCAAGGTGCCGGGGGTCAAGTCCGTCGAGACCAAGGTGGGAAAAGATTTCTACCAGGCGGACGTCTACCGCAAGTTCAATTTCGAATTGCCTTCCAAGGTCCTGCTGGTGGATGACGAGCGCGAATTCGTCCAGACCCTTTCAGAGCGGCTGATCATGCGCGACATGGGCTCGGCGGTCGCTTATGACGGGGAGTCCGCCCTCAACATGGTGAACGAGGACGAACCGGATGTCATGATCCTCGATCTCAAGATGCCGGGGATCGACGGCATCGAGGTCCTCCGCCAGGTGAAGGAGAGCCACCCGGAAATCGAGGTCATCATTCTTACGGGTCACGGTTCCGAGGCGGACAGGGATGTCTGCATGAAGTTGGGGGCCTTCGCCTATTTACAGAAACCAGTGGATATCGACGTGTTGAGCGAGACCCTCAAGAAGGCTTACGAACGGATCCGTCTTCAGAGGGAGACCCGCCGCCAGGGAGCTTAAAGTTCCGTTCCAGCGAGAGGGCAAAGATGCATCATGAGATTTCTCAGGCCAAAATTCTGGGACCATGAGGATGTCGCGGCGGGGCCCTATAAACATCTCTTCAATTTCCGCCGGATCTGGAAACTGGCCGTACTGCTCACAGCGGGCGTCGCGTTGCTGCCCCTGGCTTTTCTCGCCGCCGTGGACTACAAGGTCACCCAAAAGTCGGTTGAATCCGAGATTCTCTTGAGAACCTCCCGCCTTGTATCCAATACCCGGCGCACCATTTCCTTTTTTCTCGCCGAGAGAAAGAGTGCCCTGGATTTCATCGTCCGGGATAATTCCTTAGAGGCGTTGAACGAACCCGGACGGCTCGCCACCATCCTCGACAACCTGAGGGAGGCCTTCGGAGGGGGGTTTACCGACCTAGGGGTGATAGACCCCCTGGGGTACCAGAGGACCTACGTGGGCCCCTATAAGCTTGAAGGAAAGGATTACAGCGCCCAGGAATGGTACCGGGAGGTCCGGGAGCGTGGCGTTTATATCAGCGACGTCTTTCTCGGGTACCGCAAGGTCCCCCACCTGGTGATAGCGGTAAGATACGCCCTCCCTAACGGGACGAATTACGTCCTCAGGGCCACCCTGGAGATGGAGCGGTTCAACGAGCTGTTATCCAAGCTGGAAATGAGCGGACTGGGTGACGCCTTCGTGATCAATCGTGAGGGCATACTCCAGACCCCCTCCCGTTCCCACGGAGGTGTCCTTGAGCATGTCTCCCTGCC from Deltaproteobacteria bacterium includes these protein-coding regions:
- a CDS encoding response regulator, producing the protein MSTLTIFSGTFCGGESVVKEVLARLNCRLVRDEDIVAVASKASGIPEAKMMKAFSSKTSVFNRFTHEKERSIAYLRLAVAEGLADDNLLITGFTSHLIPREVSHVLRVCLIADMKSRISTAVKEHRMTEKEAMKLIRKQDEDRAVWVHALLNKNDPWDSSLYDIVIPTDKTGPDDAAALIEQNAAAEAVRPTTSSRRAAEDFLLAARVDVALANEGHNVPVEAREGSVTLTINKHVLMLSRVKEELREIATKVPGVKSVETKVGKDFYQADVYRKFNFELPSKVLLVDDEREFVQTLSERLIMRDMGSAVAYDGESALNMVNEDEPDVMILDLKMPGIDGIEVLRQVKESHPEIEVIILTGHGSEADRDVCMKLGAFAYLQKPVDIDVLSETLKKAYERIRLQRETRRQGA